Within the Pseudarthrobacter sp. W1I19 genome, the region GCCCGTGGCAGCAATAAGATCATGCACGTGCCGCCATGCCTGGACGTAGTCCCCGGCGCCATTGCCGTTAACGCCCTCTGCCCAGGGATACCAGTTGCCGTTCATCTCATGGCCAAACCTCAGCTGCACTGGGTAACCCCATGCAGCCAGTGCCTGCCCCCACTCAACGATCCGGGCATCAAAATCGCCCGCAGTGATCCTGTCCAGAGCGTACGCGGGCTGCTCCAGTCCGCCTCCCCAGGCCCACGGCTCCCACGTCACCAACGGCACTGCGCCCCGCGCCCGCGCAGCGTTCATTTCGTTGATCGGCGGTGCCTGCAGGAAGTCCTTGTAAAAGAGGACGCTGGACGGGCTTTCCCCTGCCAGCCGGGCCACCTCATCCAGCTCAACGCTGGCCAGGGGTCCATTGGCGGTTGCTGCTCCAAAACGCAGGCGGGCAGTGCTGACCGGCGGGAGCTCCTGGGCCGGGGGAGCCACGGTGAATACCGAGGACGCCTGGATGGATGAGGTCTTGGCGGTGATGGTCAGTTTTCCCGTGGCGGCCGCCGGTATGGTGATCGCCGTGCTGAACGCCCCGTTGGAGGCCGTCCGGAAAGGAAATGTTGCCGAGCCCACTATGACCGTTCCAGAGGTGGAAACCTTGAATCCTGTTCCGCTGACCGTCACGGCAGATCCTGCAGGCCCGCTGGCCGGGCTGAGCGTAACCTGGGCCGCCGGGGCTGCCTGGGCGGGCTGAACCCCTGCCAAGGCCAGGCCGGCGCTGACGGCAAGGGCAGCGGCAAATACTTTCACAAACTTGAACACAACGATCGGTCCCGCAATCGTCGGGGCTGCAAGTCCGGCAGCCATCAGTCCGGTGCCGGCGGCACTGCCCCGATCCTAAGGTCCGACTGGAGCAAAACTCTCAAGATCCGCTCAAGTTTCTTGATGTCATTTTTGTTCTGGCATCTAATGAGCGGCCTCCGATGGACTCCCTCCGGGAATTGGCCCGCCGGTCAGAGGTGCCTCTGCAGGAAATACCTGGTCTGCTGCGCGCACTCCTTGATCTGCACCAGGCGCCCAGCCGCGAGCCGGGGAAGGACAACGGCAGGGTCGCGGCCGGAACATTCGACGCGGAGAAGGTTCTCCAGTTCAAGCACAAGGTCCGCGAGCCGTTCGGCACCCACCATCTGGCTCGACGTCTTCAGGCTCAGCACTGCCACCATGGCACCAACGCTGTCTCCCGTAGTCAGCGCCAGGCGCAGCTTCTCGGTCCTGGACGGCAGCTGGGCGACGAAGTCCTGGATAAATACCTTCCACACACCTTCGTCGTCATCCAGCTCCTCGCGCAGCCTGTCCAGTACTGAGCTGTCCAGCAGCGGTGCGCTGCCGTCGTCGTACTCCGCGATGGTCATTGCAGGTCCCACAAGGCGCCGCTAACGGCGCGGTCAGCGGTGGAAGCCCGAAGGCCCGGAAACGGGCCGGTCAGTGCAGGGGCCGATGACTTTTTGCGGAACCACACTGTTCCGCCGCCTCCGCCATCGGCCCCGGTCCTGGGATGCACTGTCCGAACCCGGAAATTTGTCCGCATAACCTGCCCGCCTGACAGTTTCGAAACCTGAGCGAGTGACCACCGCGGCACTCTGTGCTGCACGTTACGGGGCGGGATATTTGGAGCGCACGAGTAATCAGTACTCAACTATTCAACAGCCACCTACTGCGCTCGCTGGGACTACTGTGCACGTCCTTAATCAAGGACCGGTGAGCAGATGGTCAAGGACGGCGCAGGACTTGCCCAAGTTT harbors:
- a CDS encoding Hpt domain-containing protein, yielding MTIAEYDDGSAPLLDSSVLDRLREELDDDEGVWKVFIQDFVAQLPSRTEKLRLALTTGDSVGAMVAVLSLKTSSQMVGAERLADLVLELENLLRVECSGRDPAVVLPRLAAGRLVQIKECAQQTRYFLQRHL
- a CDS encoding glycosyl hydrolase translates to MAAGLAAPTIAGPIVVFKFVKVFAAALAVSAGLALAGVQPAQAAPAAQVTLSPASGPAGSAVTVSGTGFKVSTSGTVIVGSATFPFRTASNGAFSTAITIPAAATGKLTITAKTSSIQASSVFTVAPPAQELPPVSTARLRFGAATANGPLASVELDEVARLAGESPSSVLFYKDFLQAPPINEMNAARARGAVPLVTWEPWAWGGGLEQPAYALDRITAGDFDARIVEWGQALAAWGYPVQLRFGHEMNGNWYPWAEGVNGNGAGDYVQAWRHVHDLIAATGASNVSWVWSPNVPYWGSTDLAGLFPGAGYVDFVALDGYNWGTSASWSGWISPQDLFAPGIAELRALAPGLPILIAETASSEAGGSKATWNTDLVSYLAAQPDVMGFVWFHMQKEADWRINSSDASAAAIKSALAARRAS